In Streptococcus dysgalactiae subsp. dysgalactiae, the following are encoded in one genomic region:
- a CDS encoding replication initiator protein A: MKRITANHYQTSERYYKLPKLLFESERYKDMKLEVKIAYAVLKDRLELSLSRGWIDEDGAIYLVYSNSKLMALLGCSKSKLLTIKKTLREYGLIDEVQQSSSEKGRLANKIYLGELEHEPTPVSNSDGGGVQKILGGYQNQPGPVLDSATSETEVSETDMSETKESESVIEDEEEKESLTSKKNDNDNFQRKVDRVTRYDRDYIWGLVHDQLRQVGLSQDASDYAMIYFDHRYQYALENMRFADRTETIAEYVFNGVLSEWTKVQRLKELKGGE; the protein is encoded by the coding sequence ATGAAACGTATCACCGCAAATCACTATCAAACGTCAGAGCGTTATTATAAGCTCCCTAAACTCTTATTTGAGAGCGAACGCTACAAGGATATGAAACTAGAAGTTAAGATTGCTTATGCTGTTCTAAAAGACCGTTTGGAATTGTCATTAAGTAGAGGGTGGATAGATGAAGATGGAGCTATTTATTTGGTCTATTCCAACTCCAAACTCATGGCACTACTTGGCTGTTCCAAGTCAAAATTATTGACGATTAAGAAAACCTTACGAGAGTATGGTTTGATAGATGAAGTCCAACAATCTTCCAGTGAAAAAGGACGTTTGGCGAATAAAATTTACTTAGGTGAGTTGGAACATGAACCTACCCCAGTCTCAAATTCAGACGGGGGTGGTGTTCAAAAAATACTAGGGGGGTATCAAAATCAGCCGGGGCCGGTCTTAGATTCAGCCACTAGTGAGACTGAAGTTAGTGAGACTGATATGAGTGAAACTAAAGAGAGTGAGTCAGTCATTGAGGACGAGGAGGAGAAAGAAAGTCTAACAAGTAAGAAAAATGACAATGACAATTTTCAACGTAAAGTAGACCGAGTCACAAGATACGACAGAGATTACATTTGGGGCTTGGTACATGATCAGTTGAGACAAGTTGGTCTATCACAGGATGCTAGTGATTATGCCATGATTTATTTTGATCATCGGTATCAGTACGCTTTAGAGAATATGAGGTTTGCGGACAGAACAGAAACGATAGCGGAATACGTCTTTAATGGCGTCTTATCCGAATGGACCAAGGTCCAACGCTTAAAAGAACTAAAAGGGGGTGAGTAA
- a CDS encoding PrgI family protein yields the protein MNTRVFKDITKVQHRAWLGFTTRQVIFVLPAIAITILILGLNLFYWQFGDWFVYGLIFTFTIPLMLFGVYRPNDLPFETYLNYRWHYEMTIPDRTLTGQKGIQREKNKSLNETKDLF from the coding sequence ATGAATACACGTGTTTTTAAGGACATCACAAAAGTCCAACACAGGGCTTGGCTAGGTTTTACCACACGACAAGTTATCTTTGTCTTGCCAGCCATTGCCATTACCATCTTGATTTTAGGGTTAAACCTCTTTTATTGGCAATTTGGGGATTGGTTTGTCTATGGTCTTATCTTTACCTTTACCATTCCTCTTATGCTTTTTGGGGTCTATCGCCCTAATGACTTACCTTTTGAAACGTATCTTAATTATAGATGGCATTATGAAATGACCATACCAGACCGTACACTAACTGGACAGAAAGGAATACAACGTGAAAAAAACAAATCGCTCAATGAAACCAAAGACCTCTTCTAA
- the dcm gene encoding DNA (cytosine-5-)-methyltransferase — translation MKFLDLFAGIGGFRLGLTRQGHECIGFCEIDKFARKSYKAIYETEGEIEFHDIRQVTDQDFRQLRGQVDIICGGFPCQAFSLAGRRLGFEDTRGTLFFEIARAAKQIQPRFLFLENVKGLLSHDKGKTFRTILTTLDELGYDVEWQVLNSKDFQVPQNRERIFIIGHSRRFRPRFLFPLRGENSSASLERLGNVNPSGNGMNGEVYLSCGLVPTLTRGKGEGTKIAIPVLTPDRLEKRQHGRRFKGNQDPMFTLTGQDRHGVVVAGTLPTSFIQTGRVYDLSGLSPTLTTMQGGDKVPKILCREEVPQLKIREATKLGYTKAIVGDSVNLAYPESSKRRGRVGKGIANTLTTSDNMGVVVAALEYRKDKWYEVTGIILDGKLYRLRIRRLTPRECFRLQGFPDWAYDRAERVSSKSQLYKQAGNSVTVTVIEAIAREFRKIEEEEKHEIIT, via the coding sequence ATGAAGTTTTTAGATTTGTTTGCAGGAATTGGAGGCTTTCGACTGGGGTTAACTCGTCAAGGCCATGAGTGTATTGGCTTTTGTGAGATTGATAAGTTTGCGAGGAAATCTTACAAGGCCATCTATGAGACCGAAGGAGAAATAGAATTTCATGACATTAGACAAGTCACAGACCAAGACTTTAGACAACTTAGAGGGCAAGTGGACATCATCTGTGGGGGATTCCCTTGCCAGGCATTTTCACTCGCAGGCAGACGATTGGGATTTGAGGATACTAGGGGAACTTTGTTCTTCGAGATTGCTCGAGCGGCCAAACAGATCCAACCACGTTTTTTATTCCTCGAAAATGTCAAGGGCTTACTCAGTCACGACAAGGGAAAGACATTTCGAACAATCCTCACCACATTGGATGAGTTGGGGTATGATGTTGAATGGCAGGTGCTTAACAGTAAAGATTTCCAAGTGCCGCAAAACCGGGAAAGAATTTTTATTATCGGACATTCTAGAAGATTCCGTCCCCGATTCCTATTTCCTCTCAGAGGAGAAAACAGCTCAGCTAGTCTTGAACGATTAGGTAATGTTAATCCATCAGGAAATGGCATGAATGGGGAAGTCTATTTATCATGTGGACTAGTACCAACCTTAACCAGAGGAAAAGGTGAAGGAACTAAAATTGCCATTCCAGTTTTAACCCCTGATAGGCTAGAAAAACGCCAACATGGGAGACGATTTAAGGGCAATCAAGACCCAATGTTCACCCTAACTGGTCAAGATCGACATGGGGTAGTTGTCGCAGGAACTCTGCCAACTTCTTTTATCCAAACTGGACGAGTCTATGACCTTTCAGGGCTTTCTCCAACGTTGACAACCATGCAAGGAGGGGATAAAGTTCCTAAGATTCTCTGTCGTGAAGAAGTGCCACAATTGAAAATTAGGGAAGCGACCAAACTAGGCTATACCAAGGCAATAGTCGGAGATTCTGTCAACCTTGCTTACCCAGAGTCTTCCAAGCGCAGAGGACGAGTAGGAAAAGGTATCGCCAATACCTTAACCACTTCTGACAATATGGGAGTGGTTGTTGCTGCTTTGGAATACCGTAAGGACAAGTGGTATGAAGTGACTGGAATAATCCTAGATGGAAAACTGTATCGGTTGAGAATCAGACGCCTAACACCTAGAGAATGTTTTAGACTTCAGGGGTTTCCTGATTGGGCTTACGACAGAGCGGAGAGGGTATCCAGTAAAAGCCAGTTGTATAAACAAGCAGGCAATAGCGTAACCGTCACCGTTATCGAGGCCATTGCTAGAGAATTTAGAAAGATTGAAGAGGAAGAAAAACATGAAATTATTACATAG
- a CDS encoding CPBP family intramembrane glutamic endopeptidase, with amino-acid sequence MKRLVVMYGAIHVNVFLVSVYLVGWLNGAWLTVLQVTFLALLLWSWKRFKIPKRDISLKERGIWLLGSLGVMVSLALIMSALFSGSEPNQETLVTVQNQIPVFSFIFFLLNASVVEEVFYREVLWGVLPQPVVQVLLASFLFALAHHPSSLFTWVLYGSLGLTLGMVRGQTDCLTSALIHLSWNGIVFFLSLL; translated from the coding sequence ATGAAACGACTAGTAGTGATGTACGGAGCCATTCATGTCAATGTCTTCCTAGTGAGTGTGTACCTAGTTGGTTGGCTAAATGGGGCATGGTTAACAGTTTTACAAGTGACGTTTCTAGCCCTGCTATTGTGGAGCTGGAAAAGGTTTAAGATACCGAAAAGAGACATATCTTTGAAGGAGAGAGGAATTTGGTTACTTGGCAGTCTTGGTGTCATGGTAAGTCTGGCTCTTATCATGAGTGCTCTATTTTCAGGAAGCGAACCAAACCAAGAAACGTTAGTGACTGTTCAAAATCAGATTCCTGTTTTCTCCTTTATTTTCTTTCTTCTTAATGCCAGTGTTGTGGAAGAAGTCTTTTATAGAGAGGTGTTGTGGGGAGTCTTACCTCAACCAGTGGTTCAAGTGTTGTTAGCGAGTTTTCTCTTTGCCTTAGCTCATCACCCCTCTAGTTTATTCACTTGGGTGCTTTATGGGAGTTTAGGTCTCACACTTGGTATGGTGAGAGGGCAAACAGACTGCTTGACGTCCGCACTTATTCACCTGTCTTGGAACGGAATTGTCTTTTTCCTATCTTTATTGTGA
- the rplL gene encoding 50S ribosomal protein L7/L12, translating to MALNIENIIAEIKEASILELNDLVKAIEEEFGVTAAAPVAVAAAGGAEEAAKDSFDVELTSAGDKKVGVIKAVREITGLGLKEAKGLVDGAPANVKEGVAAAEAEEIKAKLEEAGATITLK from the coding sequence ATGGCATTGAACATTGAAAACATTATTGCTGAAATTAAAGAAGCTTCAATCCTTGAGCTTAACGATCTTGTAAAAGCTATCGAAGAAGAATTTGGTGTAACTGCAGCTGCTCCTGTAGCTGTAGCTGCTGCTGGTGGTGCTGAAGAAGCTGCTAAAGATTCATTCGACGTTGAATTGACATCTGCTGGCGACAAAAAAGTTGGCGTTATCAAAGCTGTTCGTGAAATCACAGGTCTTGGTCTTAAAGAAGCTAAAGGTCTTGTTGATGGAGCACCTGCTAACGTTAAAGAAGGCGTTGCTGCTGCAGAAGCTGAAGAAATCAAAGCTAAACTTGAAGAAGCTGGAGCAACTATCACTCTTAAATAA
- a CDS encoding VirD4-like conjugal transfer protein, CD1115 family yields the protein MVSGKKVCIFGILGLALGYFCHRLVLLYDSLPNQPPLERLAYLLGEGQNQVLNPLWNGNFTGRSFLGFCFGIVTMGLVYLYVSTGQKVYREGAEYGSARFGNNRERKAFLSKNPFNDTILSRNVRLTLLEKKAPQFDRNKNLVVIGGSGAGKTFRFVKPNLIQLNCSNIVVDPKDHLAEKTGKLFLEHGYQVKVLDLVNMINSDGFNPFRYVETENDLNRMLTVYFNNTKGNGSRSDPFWDEASMTLVRAISSYLVDFYNPPGSTKEEADSRRKRGRYPSFSEIGKLIKLLSKGENQDKSVLEVMFETYAKTYGTENFTMRNWADFQNYKDKTLDSVIAVTTAKFSLFNIQSVIDLTKRDTLDLKTWGTQKTMVYLVIPDNDTTFRFLSALFFSTVFSTLTRQADVDFKGQLPIHVRSYLDEFANVGEIPDFAEQTSTVRSRNMSLVPILQNIAQLQGFYKEKEAWKTILGNCDSLLYLGGNDEETFKFMSGLLGKQTIDVRSTSRSYGQTGSGSTSHQKIARDLMTPDEIGNMKRDECLVRIAGIPVFKEKKFFPLRHKNWQYLADKESDERWWHYHIDPLETEEVPFEPSDHKVRDLSTESTLH from the coding sequence ATGGTCTCAGGGAAAAAAGTTTGTATCTTTGGTATTTTAGGGCTTGCTCTTGGCTATTTCTGCCATCGGCTAGTCTTGCTTTACGATAGTCTACCTAATCAACCGCCCTTGGAACGCCTTGCCTATCTCTTAGGAGAGGGACAGAATCAGGTCTTAAATCCCTTGTGGAATGGCAACTTCACTGGAAGATCGTTTTTAGGCTTTTGCTTTGGGATTGTGACGATGGGCCTAGTCTATCTTTACGTCTCAACTGGTCAAAAGGTTTACCGAGAAGGGGCTGAATATGGCTCTGCTCGCTTTGGAAACAATCGTGAGCGTAAAGCCTTTCTCAGTAAGAATCCCTTTAATGACACGATTTTGTCACGTAATGTTAGGCTAACCCTGTTAGAAAAGAAAGCCCCACAGTTTGACCGAAACAAGAACCTTGTGGTCATTGGTGGGTCAGGGGCAGGGAAGACCTTTCGGTTTGTCAAACCCAATCTGATTCAGCTAAACTGTTCCAATATTGTCGTTGACCCTAAGGATCACTTAGCTGAAAAGACAGGGAAGCTCTTTTTAGAGCATGGCTATCAGGTCAAGGTCTTAGACCTTGTAAACATGATTAACTCAGATGGTTTTAATCCCTTTCGCTATGTGGAAACGGAGAATGATTTGAACCGTATGCTTACAGTCTATTTCAATAATACCAAAGGCAATGGTAGTCGCAGTGATCCCTTTTGGGATGAAGCTTCCATGACCTTAGTCCGTGCGATTTCCTCTTACTTGGTGGATTTTTACAATCCCCCAGGTAGTACAAAGGAAGAAGCAGACAGTCGCCGTAAGCGTGGCCGATACCCATCCTTTTCAGAAATCGGAAAACTCATCAAGCTCTTATCCAAAGGAGAAAATCAAGATAAGAGTGTCTTAGAAGTGATGTTTGAGACCTATGCCAAGACATATGGGACAGAAAACTTCACCATGCGTAACTGGGCAGACTTCCAAAACTACAAGGATAAGACCTTAGATTCGGTGATTGCTGTCACAACAGCTAAGTTTTCCCTCTTTAATATCCAATCTGTCATTGATTTAACCAAACGTGACACCTTGGACTTAAAAACATGGGGGACGCAGAAAACCATGGTCTATCTCGTTATTCCAGATAATGACACCACCTTTCGGTTTCTCTCAGCCCTTTTTTTCTCCACCGTCTTTTCAACCTTAACGAGACAAGCTGATGTGGACTTTAAGGGACAACTGCCTATCCATGTCAGAAGTTATTTAGATGAATTTGCCAATGTCGGCGAAATTCCAGACTTTGCCGAACAAACCTCAACAGTTCGCTCACGAAATATGAGTCTCGTACCCATTCTTCAAAACATTGCCCAACTTCAAGGATTTTATAAGGAGAAGGAGGCTTGGAAAACCATTCTAGGAAACTGTGACAGTTTGCTTTATCTTGGAGGAAATGATGAAGAGACCTTCAAGTTCATGAGTGGCCTCTTAGGCAAACAAACCATTGATGTGAGAAGTACCAGTCGGTCGTATGGCCAAACAGGGTCTGGGTCAACGTCTCATCAGAAAATTGCAAGGGATCTCATGACTCCTGATGAAATTGGAAACATGAAACGTGATGAGTGCTTGGTGAGAATTGCAGGGATTCCTGTTTTTAAGGAGAAAAAGTTCTTTCCCTTGAGACACAAGAACTGGCAATACTTAGCGGACAAGGAGTCAGATGAACGTTGGTGGCATTACCACATTGACCCACTAGAAACAGAGGAAGTTCCGTTTGAACCCTCAGACCACAAGGTTAGGGATTTAAGCACAGAAAGCACACTACACTAA
- a CDS encoding thioredoxin domain-containing protein produces MLEIYLSRNNSRNQKLLSFCDSHGISYSCKEVSHLSREELLRLFTKSSDCFTLLSPSLQRFKGHRKMKLSELVTVVLRKPDQNLRLPIVVCEDNVYPDMSLEEARTFLPRSQKVVSFREHLFKDLVT; encoded by the coding sequence ATGTTAGAAATCTATTTAAGCCGAAATAACAGTCGGAATCAAAAACTCCTGTCTTTTTGTGACTCGCATGGTATTTCCTACTCCTGTAAAGAAGTGAGTCATCTATCACGTGAGGAATTACTGAGGTTGTTTACCAAAAGCAGTGATTGTTTTACGCTCTTATCCCCCTCGCTACAACGATTTAAAGGTCATAGAAAGATGAAATTGAGTGAGTTAGTGACGGTGGTTCTACGGAAACCTGACCAGAATCTTCGTCTCCCAATTGTGGTTTGTGAGGATAACGTGTATCCCGATATGAGTTTAGAAGAAGCAAGGACCTTTCTTCCGAGAAGTCAAAAAGTGGTTTCCTTTCGTGAACATCTTTTTAAGGATCTGGTGACATAA
- a CDS encoding type IV secretion system protein, which produces MNNTLPSSFVFLASEKISSDSLFEGFNVDLESTANLVKSLADYNPTVWSYMSAITKGVMQPLGVAILAVVLVLEFSKMAKKIANSGGAMTFEAIAPMIVSYIMVAVVITNTTVIVEAILAVASHIIEGVAGVVSHGGTTYETISGLKGSGIIGKLIVGFFAILIWLVRLVSVMVVNLLITIRFIQLYLMIPFAPLTIPTFLSDDWRSVGIGYLKNIMVYALQGVLIFLIISLVPLFESAGKLALSNGAGVMETLATAFGGLVQAILLIIALVGSQRTARSILGM; this is translated from the coding sequence ATGAACAACACATTACCTTCATCTTTTGTCTTTCTAGCCTCGGAGAAAATTTCAAGCGATAGCCTATTTGAAGGCTTTAACGTGGACTTGGAATCGACGGCCAACTTGGTCAAATCCCTTGCGGATTATAACCCAACCGTTTGGTCTTATATGTCAGCGATCACAAAAGGAGTGATGCAACCATTGGGAGTGGCTATTTTAGCAGTCGTTTTAGTCCTTGAGTTCTCGAAGATGGCTAAGAAAATCGCCAACTCAGGTGGTGCCATGACCTTTGAAGCTATTGCTCCTATGATTGTCTCTTATATCATGGTGGCTGTGGTCATTACAAATACCACCGTTATTGTAGAAGCCATCTTAGCCGTTGCTTCTCATATCATTGAAGGCGTAGCTGGTGTCGTTTCTCATGGGGGAACGACTTATGAGACCATTTCAGGACTTAAAGGGTCAGGAATTATTGGAAAACTCATTGTTGGCTTTTTTGCCATTCTGATATGGTTAGTGCGATTGGTTAGTGTGATGGTGGTGAATCTCCTCATTACCATTCGCTTTATCCAACTTTATCTCATGATTCCATTTGCGCCTCTAACGATTCCGACCTTCCTCAGTGATGACTGGCGAAGCGTTGGGATTGGCTACCTGAAAAACATCATGGTCTATGCTCTCCAAGGTGTCTTGATTTTCTTAATCATCTCCCTTGTTCCCCTCTTTGAATCAGCAGGGAAATTGGCTCTCTCAAATGGGGCGGGAGTGATGGAGACGCTAGCGACCGCCTTTGGTGGTTTAGTCCAGGCTATTTTATTGATTATTGCCTTGGTGGGCAGTCAACGGACTGCGAGAAGTATCCTAGGCATGTGA
- a CDS encoding VirB4-like conjugal transfer ATPase, CD1110 family produces the protein MKKTNRSMKPKTSSKHNKTRKPKEEVLPTTVNTLLYQGLFPNGLMQVTPGYFSQSYLSGDVNYQTVGLEDKRAIMETYSDLINSLDDKTNFQLTIFNQRVNLDKFRKGVLYPLHEDGDDTYREELNRIMENNLEAGENNFSAVKFISFGKSDQNPKLAYRSLSQIGEYFKSGFSEIDANFTLLSGESRVNHLADMLRGENHLPFSYQDLVRSGQTTKHFIAPTSLSFKHKNHIEMDDRLLQIVYVRDYGMELGDKFLRELMQSDLEVMISLHAKGAAKSEAMTKLRTKKTLMESQKIGEQQKMARSGVYLEKVSQVLESNIDEADELIKTMTQTGDKLFDTLFLIGVFADNEDQLKHSLDIIKQVAGSNDLVIDNLTYMQEAAFNSLLPFGKNYLEGVSRSLLTSNIAVNSPWTSVDLQDKGGKFYGINQISSNIITIDRGKLNTPSGLILGTSGAGKGMATKHEIISTKLKEAETDTEIIIVDPENEYSIIGQAFGGESIDIAPDSTTFLNVLDLSDDNMDEDPIKVKSEFLLSWIGKLLDRKMDGREKSLIDRVTRLTYKHFETPSLVEWVFVLSKQPEQEAKDLALDMELYVEGSLDIFSHRTNIKTDSHFLIYNVKKLGDELKQIALMVIFDQIWNRVVKNQKLGKKTWIYFDEMQLLLLDKYASDFFFKLWSRVRKYGAIPTGITQNVETLLLDANGRRIIANSEFMILLKQAKSDREELVHLLGLSKELEKYLVNPEKGAGLIKAGSTVVPFRNKIPLQTQLFDIMSTDPEKMRAEQ, from the coding sequence GTGAAAAAAACAAATCGCTCAATGAAACCAAAGACCTCTTCTAAGCACAATAAGACACGTAAACCAAAAGAAGAAGTGCTACCAACAACTGTTAATACACTTCTTTACCAAGGCCTTTTTCCTAATGGTCTCATGCAGGTTACCCCAGGTTATTTTTCCCAGTCCTATCTTTCAGGGGATGTCAATTACCAGACGGTGGGACTTGAAGATAAGAGAGCGATTATGGAAACCTATTCGGATTTGATTAACAGTTTGGATGACAAGACCAATTTCCAACTTACTATTTTTAACCAAAGGGTCAACTTGGATAAGTTTAGAAAGGGTGTCTTGTACCCCTTACATGAGGATGGGGATGATACCTATCGGGAAGAACTCAACCGTATCATGGAAAATAACCTTGAAGCTGGAGAAAATAACTTTTCAGCTGTTAAATTCATCTCTTTTGGGAAATCAGACCAAAATCCGAAACTCGCTTATCGCTCCCTGTCTCAGATTGGAGAATACTTCAAGAGTGGTTTTTCGGAAATAGATGCGAACTTTACTCTCCTCAGTGGAGAAAGCCGTGTGAATCACTTAGCTGATATGTTGCGAGGGGAAAATCATTTGCCCTTTTCTTATCAAGACCTGGTGCGTTCAGGACAAACAACTAAGCACTTTATTGCCCCAACCAGTCTGTCCTTTAAGCACAAAAATCATATTGAAATGGATGATAGACTGCTTCAGATTGTCTATGTTCGTGACTATGGGATGGAATTGGGAGATAAGTTCCTAAGAGAACTGATGCAGTCAGATTTGGAAGTGATGATTAGTCTTCATGCTAAAGGGGCAGCCAAGTCAGAAGCCATGACCAAGCTCCGCACCAAGAAGACTTTGATGGAATCGCAAAAAATTGGGGAGCAACAAAAGATGGCACGATCTGGCGTTTATCTTGAAAAGGTTAGTCAAGTCTTAGAAAGTAATATTGATGAAGCCGATGAGTTGATTAAAACCATGACCCAAACAGGAGACAAGCTCTTTGACACCCTTTTTCTGATTGGAGTCTTTGCGGATAACGAAGACCAATTGAAGCACTCCCTTGATATTATCAAACAAGTGGCAGGTTCTAATGATCTTGTGATTGATAATCTGACCTATATGCAGGAAGCTGCTTTTAATAGTCTGTTGCCTTTTGGGAAGAACTACCTTGAGGGTGTGTCACGGTCTCTTTTGACCTCAAACATTGCCGTGAATTCCCCATGGACCTCTGTTGACCTACAAGATAAGGGAGGGAAATTTTATGGGATAAACCAGATTTCAAGTAATATCATCACCATTGACCGTGGGAAACTAAATACCCCATCAGGCTTGATTCTAGGAACTTCAGGTGCAGGTAAGGGAATGGCGACTAAGCATGAAATCATCTCAACCAAGTTAAAAGAAGCAGAGACTGATACCGAAATCATCATCGTTGATCCCGAAAATGAGTACAGTATCATTGGTCAAGCCTTTGGTGGGGAAAGTATTGACATTGCGCCTGACTCTACCACTTTCTTAAACGTTTTAGACTTATCCGATGACAATATGGATGAAGACCCTATTAAGGTCAAATCTGAATTTCTTCTCTCTTGGATTGGGAAGCTCTTGGACCGAAAAATGGATGGTCGAGAGAAATCGCTGATTGACCGTGTGACACGGTTAACCTATAAGCATTTTGAGACACCATCTCTCGTGGAATGGGTCTTTGTTCTCTCTAAACAACCTGAACAAGAAGCCAAGGATTTGGCTCTTGATATGGAGCTTTATGTGGAAGGGTCACTCGATATTTTCTCACACCGCACCAACATCAAAACTGACAGCCATTTCCTCATTTACAATGTCAAAAAATTAGGAGATGAATTAAAGCAGATTGCCCTCATGGTCATCTTTGACCAGATTTGGAATCGTGTGGTTAAAAATCAAAAACTTGGCAAGAAGACCTGGATTTACTTTGATGAAATGCAGCTGTTGTTGTTGGATAAGTACGCTTCTGATTTCTTCTTCAAATTATGGAGCCGTGTCCGTAAGTATGGGGCCATTCCCACAGGCATTACTCAAAACGTAGAAACCTTACTTCTTGATGCCAACGGCAGACGCATTATCGCCAATAGCGAGTTCATGATACTTCTAAAACAAGCTAAAAGTGACCGAGAAGAGTTGGTCCATCTTTTGGGCCTATCTAAGGAGCTTGAGAAATACTTGGTTAACCCAGAAAAGGGAGCTGGATTGATTAAGGCAGGCTCAACGGTTGTTCCCTTTAGAAATAAAATCCCACTTCAAACCCAACTCTTTGACATCATGAGTACCGATCCAGAAAAGATGAGGGCTGAACAATGA
- the rplJ gene encoding 50S ribosomal protein L10: MSEAIIAKKAEQVELIAEKMKAAASIVVVDSRGLTVDQDTVLRRSLRESGVEFKVIKNSILTRAAEKAGLDELKDVFVGPSAVAFSNEDVIAPAKVINDFAKTADALEIKGGAIEGAVSSKEEIQALATLPNREGMLSMLLSVLQAPVRNVAYAVKAVAENKEGAA, encoded by the coding sequence ATGAGTGAAGCAATTATTGCTAAAAAAGCTGAACAAGTCGAACTTATTGCTGAGAAAATGAAAGCAGCAGCAAGTATCGTTGTTGTTGATTCACGTGGTCTTACAGTTGATCAAGATACTGTTCTTCGTCGTTCACTTCGTGAAAGTGGCGTTGAGTTTAAAGTTATCAAAAACTCAATTTTGACTCGTGCAGCTGAAAAAGCAGGTCTTGATGAGTTGAAAGACGTATTCGTAGGACCATCTGCAGTAGCATTTTCTAACGAAGATGTTATTGCACCAGCTAAAGTTATCAATGACTTTGCAAAAACTGCTGACGCACTTGAAATCAAAGGTGGTGCAATCGAAGGCGCTGTTTCTTCAAAAGAAGAAATCCAAGCACTTGCAACATTGCCAAACCGCGAAGGAATGCTTTCTATGCTTCTTTCTGTACTTCAAGCTCCAGTCCGCAACGTTGCATACGCTGTCAAAGCTGTTGCAGAAAACAAAGAAGGCGCTGCTTAA